Proteins encoded in a region of the Polyodon spathula isolate WHYD16114869_AA chromosome 9, ASM1765450v1, whole genome shotgun sequence genome:
- the LOC121320621 gene encoding phosphatidylinositol N-acetylglucosaminyltransferase subunit A-like, translating to MGRKKGEGRNTPIPDSFLDFAAMNLKEVPRKQNVCMVSDFFYPNMGGVESHIYQLSQCLIERGHKVIIVTHAYGNRKGIRYLTNGLKVYYLPLKVMYNQSTSTTVFHSLPLLRYIFVRERITIVHSHSSFSSMAHDSLFHAKTMGLHTVFTDHLLFGFADVSSVLTNKLLTVSLCDTNHIICVSFTSKENTVLRGAVNPEIVSVIPNAVDPTDFTPNPSKRDKNKITIVVVSRLVYRKGIDLLGGIIPELCQKYPDLQFLIGGEGPKRLVLEEVREKYQLHDRVRLLGALEHKDVRNVLVQGHIFLNTSLTEAFCVAIVEGASCGLQVVSTRVGGIPEVLPEDLIILCEPTVKSLCEGLEMVIAKHRAGSLPPPAAIHNRVRTLYTWRNVAERTEKIYDRVAKEVVLPMGERLNRLMSRCGPVAGCIFSLFAVLDFLILVFLRWLVPDSNIDIAVDATGVRGAWRQMSTPPNTRTSTGYNLNCQIARDLNHTQ from the exons ATGGGTCGGAAGAAGGGAGAGGGGCGGAATACACCCATCCCTGACAGTTTCTTGGATTTTGCtgctatgaatctgaaggaagTGCCTCGGAAGCAGAATGTATGCATGGTGTCTGATTTCTTTTATCCAAATATGGGAGGAGTTGAAAGCCACATTTACCAGCTATCCCAGTGTTTGATTGAAAGAGGACACAAGGTGATTATTGTAACCCATGCTTATGGAAACAGAAAGGGTATTAGGTACCTCACTAATGGGCTAAAAGTGTACTACCTACCTCTGAAGGTCATGTACAACCAGTCCACATCCACAACAGTCTTCCACAGTCTACCTCTGCTTAGGTATATCTTTGTGCGGGAGCGGATCACGATAGTTCATTCCCACAGTTCCTTTTCATCCATGGCACACGACTCCCTCTTTCATGCCAAGACGATGGGACTGCACACAGTTTTCACAGACCATTTGCTTTTCGGGTTTGCTGATGTGAGTTCTGTGCTGACCAACAAACTActgactgtctctctctgtgaCACCAATCACATTATCTGTGTGTCCTTCACTAGCAAAGAAAACACTGTACTCAGAGGTGCAGTGAACCCGGAGATAGTCTCTGTGATTCCCAATGCTGTCGATCCTACTGACTTCACTCCAAACCCATCCAAGagggacaaaaataaaataaccattgtGGTTGTTAGTCGACTTGTTTACAGAAAAG GAATAGATTTACTTGGTGGCATAATTCCTGAGCTTTGTCAGAAATACCCTGACTTGCAATTTCTTATTGGTGGTGAGGGACCCAAAAGACTTGTGCTTGAGGAGGTCAGAGAAAAATACCAGCTTCATGACAG GGTACGTCTTTTAGGAGCCTTGGAACACAAAGATGTTAGAAATGTTTTAGTTCAGGGTCATATTTTCCTCAATACATCTCTAACAGAAGCATTCTGCGTGGCCATAGTAGAGGGTGCAAGTTGTGGGCTTCAG GTTGTTAGCACACGTGTTGGGGGCATCCCAGAGGTGCTCCCTGAGGATCTCATTATCCTTTGTGAGCCCACAGTGAAGTCTCTGTGTGAAGGACTGGAGATGGTTATAGCCAAACACAGGGCAGGGAGTCTGCCCCCACCTGCTGCCATTCACAACAGAGTAAGGACCCTCTACACATGGAGGAATGTTGCAGAGAGGACAGAAAAG ATTTATGACAGAGTGGCTAAAGAAGTTGTCTTGCCTATGGGTGAACGGCTTAACAGACTGATGTCTCGCTGCGGGCCTGTTGCTggctgtattttttcacttttCGCTGTCTTGGACTTCCTGATCTTGGTGTTTCTGAGATGGCTCGTACCCGATTCCAATATTGACATTGCGGTGGATGCTACAGGAGTTCGAGGAGCTTGGAGACAGATGTCCACTCCTCCTAACACACGCACAAGCACAGGTTATAATTTAAACTGCCAAATAGCAAGAGACTTAAATCACACTCAATAA
- the vegfd gene encoding vascular endothelial growth factor D isoform X1, which yields MKTHCCIIMHLLAVSFARLMQGAEYDHDTQQSREAVEHRIRSTSNLEELLQTTHYEDWKLWKCRLKLKELATKNDPPLLTSHRSTRYAAAVYDLEILKAIDDEWQKIQCTPRETCVDVAKELATNTNVFFKPPCVSVFRCGGCCNEESLSCRNTSVSYITKTLFQISIPLTYMPQPVTLGVANHTACKCMPPTMIRRHAPHHHRDNSCHHSPKPCNNVEFWDSTTCQCVPYPQRRMRAELSPIAELAVCGPFAMFDEDLCECVCRRECPVNYSMNFGNCTCQCSESSETCAQKDRLFDPESCSCKWERECPVKHCQPGRSNKLKNCHCVRERKNRHP from the exons ATGAAGACACACTGCTGTATCATTATGCACCTATTGGCAGTTTCGTTTGCACGACTAATGCAAGGGGCAGAGTATGATCATGACACTCAACAG AGCAGGGAAGCCGTGGAGCACAGGATTAGATCTACCTCGAACCTAGAGGAGCTGCTGCAGACCACGCACTACGAGGACTGGAAGCTGTGGAAGTGCAGACTGAAACTCAAGGAGCTCGCGACCAAGAATGATCCCCCCTTGCTGACCTCTCACCGTTCCACGCGGTATGCTGCTGCCGTCTACGACCTGGAAATTCTGAAAG CCATTGATGATGAATGGCAGAAAATCCAGTGCACGCCCCGGGAGACATGCGTAGATGTTGCCAAGGAGCTGGCCACTAACACAAACGTTTTCTTCAAGCCGCCTTGTGTGTCTGTCTTCAGGTGTGGTGGATGCTGCAATGAAGAAAGCCTGTCATGCAGAAACACGAGTGTCTCCTACATCACTAAAACA ctctttcaaataTCCATTCCACTGACATACATGCCACAGCCTGTGACCTTAGGAGTAGCCAATCACACAGCCTGCAAGTGTATGCCACCTACAATGATCCGAAGACATGCTCCTCACCACCACAGAGACAACAG TTGCCACCATTCACCAAAACCATGTAATAATGTTGAGTTCTGGGACAGTACAACATGTCAGTGCGTGCCATACCCACAGAGGAGGATGAGAGCAG AACTTTCTCCGATCGCAGAGCTGGCAGTCTGTGGACCCTTTGCGATGTTTGATGAAGATCTGTGTGAATGTGTCTGCAGACGGGAATGCCCCGTAAACTACTCCATGAACTTTGGGAACTGTACCTGCCAGTGTTCTGAAAGCTCTGAGACCTGTGCCCAAAAAGACAGGCTTTTCGACCCAGAGTCTTGCAG CTGTAAGTGGGAGAGGGAGTGCCCAGTAAAACACTGTCAACCTGGAAGGTCTAACAAGCTGAAAAACTGCCATTGTGTCAGGGAGAGAAAGAACCGCCACCCCTGA
- the vegfd gene encoding vascular endothelial growth factor D isoform X2, protein MGTSKSREAVEHRIRSTSNLEELLQTTHYEDWKLWKCRLKLKELATKNDPPLLTSHRSTRYAAAVYDLEILKAIDDEWQKIQCTPRETCVDVAKELATNTNVFFKPPCVSVFRCGGCCNEESLSCRNTSVSYITKTLFQISIPLTYMPQPVTLGVANHTACKCMPPTMIRRHAPHHHRDNSCHHSPKPCNNVEFWDSTTCQCVPYPQRRMRAELSPIAELAVCGPFAMFDEDLCECVCRRECPVNYSMNFGNCTCQCSESSETCAQKDRLFDPESCSCKWERECPVKHCQPGRSNKLKNCHCVRERKNRHP, encoded by the exons ATGGGAACCTCTAAG AGCAGGGAAGCCGTGGAGCACAGGATTAGATCTACCTCGAACCTAGAGGAGCTGCTGCAGACCACGCACTACGAGGACTGGAAGCTGTGGAAGTGCAGACTGAAACTCAAGGAGCTCGCGACCAAGAATGATCCCCCCTTGCTGACCTCTCACCGTTCCACGCGGTATGCTGCTGCCGTCTACGACCTGGAAATTCTGAAAG CCATTGATGATGAATGGCAGAAAATCCAGTGCACGCCCCGGGAGACATGCGTAGATGTTGCCAAGGAGCTGGCCACTAACACAAACGTTTTCTTCAAGCCGCCTTGTGTGTCTGTCTTCAGGTGTGGTGGATGCTGCAATGAAGAAAGCCTGTCATGCAGAAACACGAGTGTCTCCTACATCACTAAAACA ctctttcaaataTCCATTCCACTGACATACATGCCACAGCCTGTGACCTTAGGAGTAGCCAATCACACAGCCTGCAAGTGTATGCCACCTACAATGATCCGAAGACATGCTCCTCACCACCACAGAGACAACAG TTGCCACCATTCACCAAAACCATGTAATAATGTTGAGTTCTGGGACAGTACAACATGTCAGTGCGTGCCATACCCACAGAGGAGGATGAGAGCAG AACTTTCTCCGATCGCAGAGCTGGCAGTCTGTGGACCCTTTGCGATGTTTGATGAAGATCTGTGTGAATGTGTCTGCAGACGGGAATGCCCCGTAAACTACTCCATGAACTTTGGGAACTGTACCTGCCAGTGTTCTGAAAGCTCTGAGACCTGTGCCCAAAAAGACAGGCTTTTCGACCCAGAGTCTTGCAG CTGTAAGTGGGAGAGGGAGTGCCCAGTAAAACACTGTCAACCTGGAAGGTCTAACAAGCTGAAAAACTGCCATTGTGTCAGGGAGAGAAAGAACCGCCACCCCTGA